GGCGCTGGCGACGCTGAAGGCGACCAGCGCATAGACCACCGCCGCAATCGTCGTCGTTCTGGGCGGCGGTTCCATGACCATGATGCTCGCTTTGCTCCAGTTGCGAAATAAAGCGAGGCAAATAGATTTTGCAGTGATGGCCCGACCAAAGAGTGGCTTCTAAGCTACAAATAGAGGAGAGCCTGACGTGCAACCTGCAAAAATACTACACAAAAATGGCGAATCTTTGAGAGTTTAAACAAAGGCCAATTTGCCAAGGCAGCTTTCAGAAATGCGAGTTAGCCGATGGCCTGTTTGCAACAAAAGAATCTCGTAGGAGTTGTGTTGGAAACTTTTGGACAAAAGGATCACCCTGCTTTTATTGGAAGCATATGAGCGGCTGTGCATCAAAACTTGGATGAAACTGAAATTTCACAAGGAAACAAGCCAATTCTGGTAAGAATCGACAAAAGAAAATCCTATTCCAAACTACAAGTCAGAGGTATCTGGTGCAGTATTTGGATTTAATCTAGGCCATCTGGTGATTTCCTTAGGATCTGATGTATATAAACTTTGATCTGTACCTTTgacttccttttttttataggaACTTCCTATATTACTAACTTGCATCTGAACTGGTTAAGGAGAAACAGATCTTTTGACCCCTATGCTTCCATGAAAATACCAGTAGCAGCTCTCCATGTATTCCggtaaaacaaaaacaaaaaaagagccCACATGCGATCTTAGACTGATTACAGAGCACTAAGTTTGCGTGATAGCAGAACCGAAAATGACCTAAGTATGACTTGGTTACAAGAAGTTGGAACGGTTACTCTAAGGTCCAAATTAAAATGGGGACAATTCAGCAACCCCCCTGAGATCTAAACGAACTCAGTATTGTGTAAGAAAAAACAACCCACAGTTCATTTTGACAACTTCAGATTCATACAAGGTACATGGAAATCTGTTGGCCTGTTAACATAGTACTAAATAACAAGTCCGACGACCTCTTGCACTAAGAAGATGCACCAGGCCAGGGAACATCCTTATCTGCCATTCCAATTTCACACTAGACTACATTAACAGACTCTTCACAAAGCCCAAAATGGTCTCTGTCCTCAACTTGGGGGTTGGATTGCCTCGAGGTATACTGTAAGTTGCATtaatcatcgtcgtcgtcatctccATAATCCATAAGCTTCAGCAAAGTATCTGGAAATGAATGACAGATAATATGCAACTTAGCAACATTAGATCGATACTATGCACAAACTATATTATAAATGTGCCAATATTACCAGACACAAGTGTGCCTTTTGGTTCTTCCTCCTTGGGCTCCTTTGGAGGTAATTGAGCCAACCAAAATTTTGGTGGCGAGATTGATCTTGCATCCAAGGACCTTGGAGGTGCCATCGGCTCCTGTGAAGCGAAAACCTTTTTCTCATTTCTGGACAATATCTCATTTGAAGGAAACTTGGGTGGTGGCGGAGGCATGCTCCTGGGCGGTGGAGGTGGCATGTTTTTGGATAGATGTGATGGCATATCCACTTGGTCTGGTGGAAGCACTCCATTTGATCCAGGCTGAACATTCTTTGGAGGTGCAGCAATTGATGAACTGCTAATGCTACCTAAACTATTTAAACCTGTCTTAACAAATTTGGACCCCTGTTGTAAGTTCTGGAAAGATGAAACAAAACAAGCATTTATCCATCAAATTCCTTTGCATTAGAGTATGTAGTACACAACGAAATGCAGAAGAAGAATGAAATCAGCAACAATTTTGCATAAACAGCGCAAATATAAACATCTTTCGTAGGGACACAAATACTAGTTAGCATGACTCGTAGCAGGTTCAGAGCTTCATTTTCAAAGATAGAAGCAGATACGTTGTAGAGAAAATTTTCAATCTGAGGCGAAGTTTGTATAATGAAGAACATAACAAAAAACTTACTCAATATTTATGATAACGCAAAAAATAAACATCGTCTTGAGTCTGCTTAACTAAGCCAAGACGTTCCGTATGAAAGGTTTATCGCACTTTGCATGTTTATACTACTTGGAACTTCCacaaaaataggaaattttctAAGTGCAAAACTTTCTCCAAAGAGAGGAAAGAAATAAAGCATAACCAGACTATACAAAAATCTACTGACAAGACTATACCAACCAACCAATTTCAAATCTAAGGCATGTTAGCAATGTTAATCAACATTAACGAAATCTGCAAGTGAACATGAACAGATCAAATGCAAAGGTTAAAAATTTCTATTGCTGTAAAGTGTAAACAAGTAACAAGATATTCGAAGAAGTCGGCATCTTGTCAGTTAAACTCCATCGCTAATGCAAACGCCAACTTGTAACAAAGCCTGTGAAAAATCCACATATATATCTATTACCACCTGTGAGCTTCAGACAAGGTCAGAGAAAATACCTGGAATGAAATTAAATGTCAGAAGCAGATAAAAGAAtccgataaaaaaaaatgaacatgtCAATCTGGCAGTCAACTATTGTTTATAGTATTGTTGTGAAATTTGGATTTCTCCTCTCCATTGAGGGAACTGCAATTAACTTCAGGAGAAAGCAAAGTTCACAGGACcattttgcatatttttttaggGTTAGTTTAAAGCAAGTCAGATAAATTATAAAGTAGTAATTTTACTTCTAAGGCTCTGAACAAAGACTAAATAATCAGACCATTATTTCTTTCAAGTATATATGTGAGACCATTATTTCTTTCAAGTATATATGTGTAAAACATATATGATCATGAACTCCATGGGGAACATTTGCTGTGTTGCATCAGAGCTCCTTAATAATCAAAAGAAGTGTAAGAGATGGGCTTAGAAAGTACTGTAGTAGCTCCTGTAATTAAGAATTAAGTCAAGACTATATCAGCCAAATCAATACAACTAATCGTACCTGACTTTCTGCTGTCGGTCCCTTGGAAACTGGTAATTCCTGGAATTTCCTCCTTTGGGAACGTTTATCTGTCTCCACATCTGAGCCCGAGTTCACCTTTGTCACCGTGCCTGTTAATGCGGGCGTCGCTTGAACAACCTGAGATGTCGACGATGAAGCATGCTTGAGTGTGAATGCCACTTGCTGCAATGGAGTTGCTTGGGGATAAATGTCCCCATAACCACTGTAACATGCCCCACCATTTACTGGTGGAACAGGACAGGTCATGTTACTGGGTGGTGGAACCCCAGAATTAGTTGGAGCCCCAGATTGCAGTATCACTGAAGGAGCAACGGTGGGAGCAGTAACTCCACTAGATGCAAAGGAATGTGATGCCCCTGTTAACACATTAGGCCCTAAAGTAGAATGTACATCCAATCTTGTCCCTGAGGTGTGGACACCAGCTAACAACTGCTGAGGAGGTGGAACGGCACCATATACTTTTGAAGAAGAAATTCTGTCATGCAAAAAAGATATAATAAATGAGAATGGTAAGACTTTTCTAGTATGATCCAATATCCACAGAAGAATCTGTACATGCTTCACTGTTGggtcagaaaaaaaaaagacacagaAGGACGTCGAGTCAACGGGTTGAAACTTGGTTGAACACCAGACCCTAATATGAAGTAAGCTTGGTACAATCATTTGCTTAAAAACAAGTATTAGAAGGATAAATCTGATAACAGCAAGATGAGTTACAGAGTAATCAAAGATGGTGCGCATTTTTACAGGTTCAAGATGGTTTGCATTCGAATGCAAAGGTTGTATTCTCATAAAACAGAAGACATCAAAGCAAAATATCGCATCATTTAATTCAACAAAAGGAAGCTTAGCAAATTTACAGACCTGGAAGCACCAAATTCAGCTGCTATAGTATCCAGGAGGTTCTCTGCCAAAACTTTTGCAGCTTCTAGGCTCTTCAAATGTAAACTTGTGAGGTATAGGTGTAGAGGTTGTGAAGCTGCAATAGACGATACAGAATAAAATACAAGCTTTCAAGATCATAAGTTTCCAAAAGCTGTTGAAATAAGCTATCAACCTTCGCCATGACAACTGCCAAGATTCCCTAAATCTCTTCCTCTTAGTGCAACAGTGACACCTGTTTCATTCATGATGTGATTTATGTACTGATCctgcataaaaaaaatcacaagcaCCAGCAGCACCAAAATAGTTTCTCCCATCCAAGTTGGGATGTCAGAGAAAGCTTCAAGATTAGTTCTTTCAAAAGAATGTAAAAACAGAACATAATTGACAAAACAAAACTGAGAGATGTTAATAATGCACTGATCAAATCaaaccaacatcacatatagtTCTACAAGGACATACATTTGGACCACGGATTCGAGCTGCAATGTTTAATGATGGATCTGCATCAAAACCCAAAAATATCGAGGCACTAAAAGGATGAACTGCCTGCGAAATAGGAACAGATAAATGAAGTTAACTTTCTCAGGTAGACTTTCTTATGTTACGTATAGCAAACATATTACACTGGTccccatcccccccccccccccccctcaaaatGGTTACATATACTCATGATGTGGAGATATGGAGGATTACCTGTCCGATGCTAGAAGAGAAAGGAGCTGATGTAGTTTCTGAGATTGTTCCTCGTTTCAATATTTCCTCAATCATTGAAGCTGCGCAATCAACTGCCTTAATGCGCTCAGCAGTATCTTTCAACTAATGAGGGGGCAAATGCAGTATATTATTATCTTAATACTgatataaggaatatttataCTGGATCGAAAATAGAATAGAAGCAAGAGTTACATGCTGCTATTTATGGCAATTGAATTAGATTAAAATAAGAATATTTACCTGAGATCCAGCAGAAATATGTAGATAGAGAGGCTTCTCACCATCAGGCTGTCCGTTTGGAGGATGATATCTTCCTCTGACCAGGTCAAACCAAGTTAGTACTTGTGCATCAGAAATGAATCTGGTAATGATGAACCGTCACGGCTCACAACCAAACATTCGGGTCAGAAATACCTGGTAATGATGACAGTGCTTGTGCATCTCTGAATCTGTAAGGTATCAGGAAAATTATTTATTATGTTTCTGCCTCTGTAATATAAGCAATTTAATGTTTCAAAAGAAACAAAGTTTCCCAAAGAAGTGCATCGGACTTGTCTCATTAAGGATTTACCTCTTCCTGTGTTTGCCGTTTCGTAAGTTTATATCGCACAGATGGATCGGCATCGTTTATAACGATTTCTCGAGCAATAATTTCATCTGGTAGCTTTGCCTGACAGAATAGCAAACACATATGTAGTGATACAGATACTAGCCAGACAACCCTACATCTACACAAAATTGTCCATATAGCAATATTTTTGGAGTTAAAGAAACTACATCACGTAAGAACTATATCATGATTCATGCAACTAGTACCTGACTCAATTTCTGAACTGCGGCAGCGGCATTCTGGAGCACTGACGGTGCAATCTGGGCCTGCAAACCATAAGGAGCAGGGCCTACACTGGGCAATGTAAGTGCAACGCCAGGAAGAGCCCCGATGTTCATCACGGGCAGGCCCGCCACAGCAGCAGCCGCGGAGACCAAGTGCTCGGCGGGCTGATCccacttcctcttcttcctaCAGAATAAGCGCGCATGTTTCAGAGGCCCAGCGTCCCCAACCCCCACTCAACCGCGAGGACGGAAACCAGATGCGCAGAGCAGTAGTTTTCGCAATCAATGGCAAAACAGTGACGGCGTCGACCGCCGGATCTCAATATTCCGAGGGATTCGGGGATCGGAGAGCGAGCGAGCTGGGTACCTCTCGGGCCTCTGCCTGGCCGCCGCGGCGGGCTCTTCGGCGACCTTGGGGGCGCGTTCCTCCGTCATGGGCGCTCGCCGGCGGGCCGCTTAGGGGAGGAGACGGGCACGGGGgcagcggaggcggaggcggagacggAGGCGAGGCTTGGATGCGGCCGAGGAGAGCTGGGTCCGGGTAGGTGGTGCCCGCGGGCCGCGGTGGTGGCGGCTTTGGATGGACTGGTAACTGTTCCGTCCGTGCGTTGCCGGTGTGCTAACCGGATGCGGATAGCTCTTAGCGAGTCGTATGATTTCCCTTTTCATGTTAGGATGAGAAGATTCATATGAACTTGGATGGTTCGATTCGAAGGAGAATTTTTGTtacgaaaatataaattttagatttctTTTGGACGGTTTTAGTTTTGGCctctttttatgttttttttccgTCAAACTTCACATCGTGAATCTGTGCTACAAATATAGATACAGAATTATTTTTAGAAAGGTATAATTTTAACGTCACTTTGCAACAGTAATAAGATGTAGTAGCGACATCATATCTCAAATTGGCTGGAGCCACAACATCAATCATCACTCTAATACGACATGAACTTGGTGGCTATCATGTATAGCAATACAAAAATTGATCGTCACCATTTATACAAACTAGCCGCCCCTAGCTGTTTGACATGGTTCGGTTGCAATCTGAACAATGTGTTTGCTTGGGGAAAAGGCTGATGGAGCTCGCCCGTTCTTCCTCTCATTCATCTTCGTGCCTCTGATTTTCCCCAAATTCTTGAGAAAATCCTCCACAGATTAGCATGTGTCACTGTTGAATATTCTTTCTGTATGTGTCATGGGCGCACAGCACCATCATTGTCGGATTAATTATTGCAACTTTGCATAGCAGTTTGTTTGCCACGGAAAAGTGAAATAAAAAGGGGTTAAAACTGAGGCTCCAGATGAAAAGAAGCCTTCTTGGGAGAAGTAAAATGGGGGAAAAGAAAAGGTCCGTATAGTTTCTTCACTATCCTTCAAGCGCGGATGCACCAGATATAATCTCAATGAGCTCTGTAGTAATGGATGCTTGGCGTGTCCTAGATATGGAAAACAAAGCAATCAGTCTATCTTCTCACATCCTGCTGTGCATTTTGCTATGGCTTACGTATGCATTTCTGGTGGACATGTAGGTCTGCAATATGCTTGTATGAAAAGAAATCGGTGAAAATAAACCTGTTGTAAGTGAGAGTGAGACGGTCAAGCATATCACCAGCATTTTTGCTAGAGCTGTCCATGGCAGACATACAGGCTCTAAGCTTACTGCATGCATTCTCTAGGGCACCGTTATACAGGACCTGCCATAAGTCAGGTAGCGTGATACATTACCATGAGCGAGGAAGTTATCTAGTCTCAAACACAAATAAATCCATGAAAGTATTTTACATGCTTCCATGTATATTCAAAGAATCTACACAACAAAAAGTGCTAAGTCATCAGAAAATATGTTGCTTTGAAGAATAAAGGAAATGATTAGCTCCTTAGTGATCACAAAATACTTACACAAGAAAACTGAAACTCAGCAAGATTCTGCAGTATCTCTGATTTTGTCTCACCACCTTCAATTTCATAAGAATCCAGATCACCAACCTTCCCATTAGCTTCTGATTCATTTCCCGCAACCTGccaaaggaagaaagaagtCAGCAATAAAGAACACAAAATGTGGTATTATGGATGGTTTTGGTGATTGGAGCACAAATTAACAAGCCTGACTTGTACTTATCTCAGGGGATAGTATtgttgcaaatttgcaattatAGGCTTAAATGATATGACAGAATGGAACTTGTTGAAAACAACCCTCAGAGCATCATATTCCACATTTTTCAATATGTCATCAGCCAGCACAGCAATCTGAAAAATTGTAGAAGAGATAGCAATCAAGTTGGGGgcaacaagaaaacaacaattttctatttttagtctaCTAATGTGAAACTATTTCTGCAATTTCTTCATAGtaggaaaatattttcacaGAAAACAGGATTATCCCCAACTTGTAAGAAGCTAGACAATGTGAGCCTTATAGCATGCCAAGGCAAGACATGCTTGTCATAATTCAAATTCCACAAAATAACAAGCGAGAGCATCCAAATAGATAGCTTTTCCTAGTATTAACATAAGTAATAGTCAATAATTTGATGTCACAAAGAACCAACTGCTTAATGCAGAAGATGATTATGTTGCGTTCTTTAATACTTGAAAATGAAGGCACACAAAGTAGAAAAGTAGAAGGGTCTAACTCACAACTCTTCCACGTGAGCAAAACAAACAATAAATTAGGTAACATATTTGTTAGGTATATGATAGTTTACACGGTTTAACTAGTACATCCATAAGATGATTTGTGGTCATCACTGTTACAGCAGGCAACTCATACAAAAATTCATTCGGAAGAGCCGAGAATTGCATTAAATGAGTTAACCAGTAACTAGAGCAGACATCCTTTTTAGCACACAACCAAATTTATTGAGCAGGAGAGTTCATTAAGTTCTATACCCCACAACCCAAAAGCTGAAAACATCATTCTACGAAAACCATAAGCcatgaagaaaataaacaatCCAAACACTTAAACTGAAATCTAAGCCATATAAGGCTATAACCTGTTTTATACTTGTATAACAGGAAGAGAGCACTGCACAATAAAAATGGAGTTTAATTAGGCAAAGTGGAATACATACATGTGTATAGTTGATAGGGTTCTTCTGTAACTCAGTTATGGTCAACTCAATGTTGTTTCTTGAGTCACGCACCAGCTGAACTTTGCCTTTTTCTCCTAATACGACATACTTACTTTCTTTATCCGGACCTGGTTAGCAGGAGTACAGGCATGAAGTTTGAAAGCTTAAACCCTCAGCAAAT
The nucleotide sequence above comes from Phragmites australis chromosome 4, lpPhrAust1.1, whole genome shotgun sequence. Encoded proteins:
- the LOC133916652 gene encoding protein RIK; this encodes MTEERAPKVAEEPAAAARQRPERKKRKWDQPAEHLVSAAAAVAGLPVMNIGALPGVALTLPSVGPAPYGLQAQIAPSVLQNAAAAVQKLSQAKLPDEIIAREIVINDADPSVRYKLTKRQTQEEIQRCTSTVIITRGRYHPPNGQPDGEKPLYLHISAGSQLKDTAERIKAVDCAASMIEEILKRGTISETTSAPFSSSIGQAVHPFSASIFLGFDADPSLNIAARIRGPNDQYINHIMNETGVTVALRGRDLGNLGSCHGEASQPLHLYLTSLHLKSLEAAKVLAENLLDTIAAEFGASRISSSKVYGAVPPPQQLLAGVHTSGTRLDVHSTLGPNVLTGASHSFASSGVTAPTVAPSVILQSGAPTNSGVPPPSNMTCPVPPVNGGACYSGYGDIYPQATPLQQVAFTLKHASSSTSQVVQATPALTGTVTKVNSGSDVETDKRSQRRKFQELPVSKGPTAESQNLQQGSKFVKTGLNSLGSISSSSIAAPPKNVQPGSNGVLPPDQVDMPSHLSKNMPPPPPRSMPPPPPKFPSNEILSRNEKKVFASQEPMAPPRSLDARSISPPKFWLAQLPPKEPKEEEPKGTLVSDTLLKLMDYGDDDDDD